The proteins below are encoded in one region of Pelotomaculum schinkii:
- a CDS encoding MSEP-CTERM sorting domain-containing protein, protein MKAVTKPVYILLFVTLPQLMLLGYLTFRPGELNIESIALSGTVTLLLMGIFSIYALIKRRESSTDTRVFTAISTVYALFTACMLLFNEDLFNRTGFVSPRLVFIVLCMIPVLYGIYGTAFNTTSAEKSNDTAGYAGLIAVPFIWFIMMNIINGINLNAILMISIIAGVYTITLLSVKMLLVWKRENPDCACNSPSTKRYYMITTFVSLLLPLGGLAINQGKAGLWSSADSVGMFGDFSSPAFYIIAALNGFLMLLPAVKDQKLRLLVFYLKAVCYTYILYFFIVFLPILPMGAVGLVFYGLGIFILAPAFAAIWQGWHIIKEWAGLPKAWGTPRIIAVFCAGIITLPVCMISTFWSDKDNFEAAVQYLDHNSVEVAKTIDLARLHRTLKNVKGSYDLTRGITGYAPGNTPIISAFYTNFVLDGKVISQHNILALENLFFDSGHSLIDAGLSNSDMVNNRVRLAAVKSKTEFSEETGVYRSWVDLTLENPTGEGNGEYVTTFKLPEGAYISDYYLDVLGERKEGILADRRAAMFIYRKIVNTRRDPGLLYYTGRNTLELSVFPFNEHEVRQTGFEILHNHPLNINLDNNIISLGGDVAQKETAVEGAVLLSPLQKAGLKRVERTPEYHFVIDCSKNSDIAWHIEQIEEYAKANKITRAEVIFASHRVESHSLADMKKAKFKTECGFNFYRAVRMILSKESSKSFPVIIAVSDNMPGAVFPENIYPLSDRFPESPFYYALNHDLTLTPYSYEDNKAGSRLKNPIVEPVLDFNGIYVSDNDACELVLGDMESDSITLTGNRYKDAILLDAAQQRYLLNGKPNPLELIRAGFRARILTPQTAFIVVETPEQEQELLDLQERILNNNEQIPTVTLDEPPLLICAILVLLVILFMKKRKSYP, encoded by the coding sequence ATGAAAGCAGTTACTAAACCCGTTTACATATTATTGTTTGTGACACTGCCTCAGCTGATGCTGTTAGGTTACCTTACCTTTAGGCCCGGAGAGTTAAATATTGAATCAATAGCGCTCTCGGGCACCGTAACTCTGCTGTTAATGGGAATATTTTCAATTTACGCCCTCATAAAACGCAGGGAATCCTCCACGGACACAAGGGTATTCACAGCAATTTCAACTGTTTATGCGTTGTTTACAGCATGTATGCTGCTGTTCAATGAAGATTTATTTAACAGAACAGGTTTTGTCAGCCCGCGGCTGGTGTTTATCGTATTATGCATGATCCCTGTCTTGTATGGCATATACGGCACAGCGTTTAACACAACATCAGCTGAAAAGAGTAATGATACAGCCGGTTATGCTGGATTAATTGCAGTTCCATTTATCTGGTTTATAATGATGAATATTATAAACGGCATCAATTTAAACGCCATACTTATGATCTCTATCATAGCAGGCGTTTATACAATAACACTGCTGTCAGTGAAAATGCTGCTTGTTTGGAAGCGAGAAAATCCTGACTGTGCATGCAACAGCCCTTCCACCAAAAGGTATTATATGATTACAACTTTTGTATCGCTGCTCTTGCCATTGGGAGGTCTGGCAATTAATCAGGGCAAAGCGGGCCTTTGGTCCAGTGCTGATTCCGTCGGCATGTTCGGCGATTTTTCAAGCCCTGCCTTCTATATTATTGCAGCGTTAAACGGATTCCTAATGCTGCTTCCTGCAGTAAAGGACCAAAAGCTCAGGCTCTTGGTGTTTTATCTGAAGGCGGTTTGTTATACATATATACTGTATTTTTTCATCGTCTTCCTGCCGATTCTCCCCATGGGAGCAGTAGGGCTCGTTTTTTACGGATTGGGAATTTTCATTTTGGCGCCCGCCTTCGCTGCAATCTGGCAGGGTTGGCATATAATCAAGGAATGGGCCGGTCTGCCAAAGGCATGGGGAACGCCTCGCATAATAGCTGTCTTTTGTGCCGGGATCATCACCCTGCCCGTCTGCATGATATCTACATTCTGGAGCGATAAGGATAATTTTGAAGCTGCCGTGCAGTATTTGGATCATAACAGTGTTGAGGTTGCCAAAACGATTGATTTGGCACGCCTTCATAGAACATTAAAAAACGTGAAGGGCAGCTATGATTTAACAAGGGGTATAACTGGTTATGCCCCTGGAAACACACCCATAATATCAGCCTTTTACACAAATTTTGTTCTGGATGGGAAGGTCATATCACAGCACAATATCCTGGCACTTGAAAATCTGTTTTTTGACTCGGGGCACAGTCTAATTGACGCCGGTCTTTCCAATTCGGATATGGTAAATAACCGGGTACGGCTTGCAGCTGTGAAAAGCAAAACAGAGTTTTCTGAGGAAACAGGAGTGTACAGGTCATGGGTTGATTTGACACTGGAAAATCCTACAGGAGAGGGAAATGGAGAGTATGTTACTACCTTCAAACTGCCGGAAGGCGCATATATCAGCGACTATTACCTTGATGTACTCGGAGAAAGAAAAGAGGGTATTCTTGCCGACCGCCGGGCCGCCATGTTCATTTACCGGAAAATTGTAAACACACGCCGCGATCCGGGCCTGCTGTACTATACAGGCAGGAATACTTTGGAACTCAGTGTCTTTCCATTCAACGAACACGAGGTAAGACAGACAGGCTTTGAAATTCTTCACAATCATCCATTAAATATTAATTTGGACAACAATATTATTTCACTGGGCGGAGACGTGGCGCAAAAAGAAACAGCTGTTGAAGGAGCGGTCCTGCTTTCGCCTTTGCAAAAAGCCGGTTTGAAGCGTGTTGAAAGAACACCCGAATACCACTTTGTTATTGACTGCTCAAAAAACAGCGACATAGCATGGCATATTGAGCAAATTGAAGAATATGCAAAGGCCAATAAAATCACCCGGGCTGAAGTGATTTTTGCTTCCCATAGAGTTGAATCCCATTCTCTTGCGGATATGAAGAAGGCAAAATTTAAAACCGAATGCGGGTTCAATTTTTATAGGGCGGTAAGAATGATTTTAAGTAAAGAAAGCAGCAAAAGTTTCCCAGTTATAATTGCCGTATCCGATAATATGCCCGGAGCTGTTTTCCCTGAAAATATTTATCCTTTGTCCGACAGATTCCCTGAAAGTCCTTTCTATTATGCTTTGAATCACGACCTGACTTTAACACCATATTCTTATGAAGACAACAAGGCGGGAAGCAGATTAAAGAACCCTATTGTAGAGCCAGTCCTTGACTTCAATGGAATCTATGTATCGGACAATGATGCATGCGAATTAGTGCTGGGCGATATGGAATCGGACAGCATTACTTTAACAGGCAACCGGTATAAGGACGCTATTCTTCTTGATGCGGCGCAGCAAAGATATTTGTTGAACGGGAAACCGAACCCTTTGGAACTGATTCGAGCCGGCTTCAGGGCAAGAATCTTGACACCCCAGACAGCATTCATTGTGGTTGAGACACCGGAGCAGGAACAGGAACTGCTGGATTTGCAG
- the xrtK gene encoding exosortase K: MTDKVQNILFYFLTVLVGLYLIYGFKTTQDAVLKILLYPHAKAAEIFYNIPLVYTNGIGYSSIDCTFNIGRECMGYHFIVLMFLMNACMFAKHFNGFHKALWFITCLVGAAAAGVLISCIRIVGSIPFVTHEKFALLHSGIGISLYFAALAASYIAVNQLIGSDDNESSY; encoded by the coding sequence ATGACAGATAAAGTACAGAATATTCTTTTTTATTTTCTTACTGTCCTGGTTGGTCTGTATTTGATATATGGGTTTAAAACCACACAGGATGCTGTCTTAAAGATATTACTTTATCCTCACGCAAAAGCGGCAGAGATTTTTTACAACATTCCGCTGGTGTACACAAACGGGATTGGATATTCATCTATTGATTGTACATTCAACATTGGTCGGGAATGTATGGGTTATCACTTTATTGTTTTGATGTTTTTAATGAATGCCTGTATGTTCGCAAAGCATTTTAACGGCTTTCACAAGGCGCTATGGTTTATAACATGTCTTGTCGGAGCTGCTGCAGCCGGGGTCTTAATCAGCTGTATCAGAATTGTTGGTTCGATACCGTTTGTAACCCACGAGAAATTTGCACTCCTGCATTCAGGTATAGGCATTTCTCTTTATTTTGCAGCTCTGGCGGCAAGCTATATAGCAGTCAATCAATTAATTGGAAGTGATGATAATGAAAGCAGTTACTAA
- a CDS encoding helix-turn-helix domain-containing protein: protein MPIIVNLDVMMAKRKIGLIELAELVNITPANLSILKNNKARAIRFSTLEEICKALKCQPGDILEYMDTEHDGNDR, encoded by the coding sequence GTGCCGATTATCGTTAATCTGGACGTAATGATGGCAAAAAGAAAAATTGGGCTGATAGAGCTTGCGGAACTGGTAAACATCACTCCTGCAAATTTATCAATTCTAAAAAACAACAAAGCAAGGGCAATTCGATTTTCCACACTGGAAGAAATCTGCAAGGCATTAAAGTGTCAACCGGGCGATATTCTGGAATACATGGATACGGAGCATGACGGCAATGACAGATAA
- a CDS encoding DUF2975 domain-containing protein gives MQNKKTLHHLTKILMDFMFYSGILVCASVPVIIYKLIPHALIAEGIRLQLTAVLMLSGIAALYILWTLRCIFQTLLHTDPFTMKNVDALRKMAAASFVISALYITKCLFWFTLATAIIVIIFAIAGLFSLVLADVFKQAVQYKEENDLTV, from the coding sequence ATGCAAAATAAAAAAACTCTACACCACCTTACCAAGATACTAATGGATTTTATGTTTTACAGCGGTATTCTGGTTTGCGCATCTGTTCCGGTAATTATTTACAAGCTGATTCCACATGCCCTTATAGCTGAAGGCATCCGCCTGCAATTAACAGCTGTACTAATGTTGTCAGGCATCGCAGCGCTCTATATTTTATGGACGCTGAGATGTATTTTTCAAACGCTTTTGCATACCGACCCGTTTACCATGAAAAATGTCGACGCTCTGCGGAAAATGGCAGCTGCCTCTTTTGTCATTTCAGCTTTATACATAACAAAATGCTTGTTCTGGTTTACACTGGCAACAGCCATCATTGTTATTATCTTTGCTATCGCGGGCTTGTTCTCGCTGGTTCTGGCAGATGTGTTCAAACAGGCGGTACAGTATAAAGAAGAAAATGACTTAACGGTGTAA
- a CDS encoding DUF5316 domain-containing protein: MRSFIIGLVIAISGLVVSLFLDNPNMVVNGLLMVGVVPMVLAAIFSGALVSGDRVRANYSDEQDFRQRMRWSTNLFLFGIPNLLASLAIYSING; this comes from the coding sequence ATGCGTTCATTTATTATTGGTTTAGTTATTGCAATTTCAGGCCTGGTTGTCTCTTTATTTCTTGATAACCCCAATATGGTCGTTAACGGATTGCTAATGGTTGGGGTTGTGCCAATGGTATTAGCTGCTATTTTTTCTGGAGCATTAGTCAGCGGAGATAGGGTTAGAGCAAATTATTCCGATGAGCAAGATTTTAGACAGCGTATGCGTTGGTCTACAAATTTGTTTCTATTTGGGATTCCTAATCTATTAGCATCCTTAGCCATATATTCCATAAATGGTTGA
- a CDS encoding glycosyltransferase family 39 protein produces MSGIKEECPLQVKTNPVQVRLSFWIFSGLSLFALCFCLSITEGFNMADASWFLQVAHRVTSGEVLYRDVFFGATPLSIYLTAIFTALFGTEILVVKGITALCLVLTVLLSCRIVQALGFNQGFPYLLVLALIVYAPPEVAVYQPLANLFFLICFYATLVWTKSGKAVNRAVKGKSTGALAAAELAAGLCFASKQNIGIYALGALLLTLTFNSSSIRSKRQSKPADIIIVLSAFFLVSALVFLPVWFSGGTEKLLDYGFFNKGTYIRLGRISYLDGLNQLADLLRNIGSLDNLKKIYLLAPFLLPLLTFGALLAAWLHPGNDKRNLTTTVFLFVGAAFLGIFPRASRTHLTFVIPELLIGLTYAWLLAKPYLTTRWIRLIQAGPVLWFGTGLAFMLINPLVKVSTADYQISNLPHFRGVLINSDKLKEIHSFAQSFTEEVALNERAFILSPYAGFYYLVSGLKNPTSFDYPLATAFGRSGESEVIAAISRREIDTVFLGPQLNYPSLHPVLLARYIQGHMERDRDLGGFTIYRLAAEP; encoded by the coding sequence GTGAGCGGTATCAAGGAAGAATGCCCCTTACAGGTAAAAACCAACCCGGTTCAGGTGAGGTTAAGTTTCTGGATTTTCAGCGGGTTGAGCTTGTTTGCCTTATGCTTTTGTCTTAGTATCACCGAGGGTTTCAATATGGCGGATGCAAGCTGGTTTTTACAGGTGGCGCACCGCGTTACATCGGGGGAGGTCCTTTATCGCGACGTGTTTTTTGGCGCCACCCCCCTCTCGATCTACCTGACCGCTATCTTTACCGCTTTATTCGGTACGGAGATCCTGGTCGTTAAAGGAATCACGGCGCTCTGTCTGGTGTTGACTGTTCTTTTATCTTGCCGAATCGTCCAGGCGCTTGGCTTCAATCAGGGATTTCCATACCTGTTGGTCCTGGCGCTGATAGTCTATGCGCCGCCCGAGGTTGCTGTTTACCAACCCCTGGCAAATCTTTTCTTTCTCATATGCTTTTATGCCACTCTAGTGTGGACAAAAAGCGGAAAGGCGGTAAACCGTGCCGTCAAGGGCAAATCCACAGGCGCTTTGGCTGCGGCCGAATTGGCCGCGGGGCTGTGTTTTGCATCGAAACAAAATATTGGAATTTATGCTCTGGGTGCGCTTTTACTAACGCTAACCTTCAATTCCAGCTCCATACGATCGAAGAGGCAGAGCAAGCCGGCTGATATTATTATCGTTTTGTCCGCATTTTTTTTAGTCTCAGCGCTGGTTTTCCTGCCGGTCTGGTTCAGCGGCGGAACCGAAAAACTCCTTGATTACGGATTTTTCAACAAAGGGACATATATCCGCCTGGGAAGAATCTCTTATCTCGACGGGCTCAACCAGTTAGCGGATCTCCTTAGAAATATAGGGTCCTTAGATAATTTGAAAAAGATTTACCTGCTGGCGCCGTTCCTTTTACCACTTCTAACGTTTGGCGCCCTTCTGGCAGCCTGGCTTCATCCCGGTAATGATAAGCGGAATTTAACAACAACAGTGTTTCTTTTTGTCGGCGCCGCCTTCTTAGGGATATTCCCACGCGCCAGCAGAACACACTTGACTTTTGTGATTCCCGAACTCCTGATCGGGTTGACTTATGCCTGGCTCCTGGCCAAACCGTACCTGACCACGCGATGGATACGTCTGATTCAAGCAGGACCGGTATTATGGTTCGGTACCGGCCTGGCTTTTATGCTTATTAATCCCTTGGTGAAGGTTTCAACCGCTGACTATCAGATATCGAACCTTCCTCATTTTCGCGGCGTCTTAATTAATAGCGATAAGCTGAAAGAGATCCACAGCTTTGCCCAAAGCTTTACTGAAGAAGTTGCTTTAAATGAACGGGCATTTATCCTCAGTCCTTATGCCGGGTTCTACTACCTCGTGTCCGGCTTGAAAAACCCCACCTCTTTTGATTATCCGCTGGCCACGGCTTTCGGCCGCAGCGGAGAATCAGAAGTTATCGCAGCCATTTCCCGGCGGGAAATTGACACTGTTTTCCTGGGCCCTCAGTTGAATTATCCTTCACTGCATCCAGTGCTTTTGGCGAGATATATTCAAGGGCACATGGAACGGGATCGTGATTTGGGGGGATTCACTATATATCGCCTTGCTGCTGAGCCATAG
- a CDS encoding class I SAM-dependent methyltransferase, which produces MNQDYRQELHRHNLMQTRYYEHSKKPHMVPQETLYLRRHVDELLRFAGIVPGERLLEVGCGKGRYTLLLAQRGLQVEGLDLSPFLLEQLRLFDGGRYNISLHCTDIADHPPALDGQFDAVVGFFVLHHLHSLPLCFKAITRLLKHGGRVSFLEPNPYNFLYYVQLLVTPEMTWQGDKGIMRMRPSSVFHAMKEAGFRRLKMTRFGFFPPFLVNRPWGARLESTLERVVIWRPFLPFQLFRGELP; this is translated from the coding sequence TTGAACCAAGATTACCGGCAAGAATTACACAGGCACAATCTGATGCAGACGCGCTATTATGAGCATTCAAAAAAACCTCACATGGTACCGCAGGAAACCCTTTACCTGCGGCGCCACGTCGATGAACTGCTGCGCTTTGCCGGCATTGTGCCGGGCGAGCGGCTGTTGGAGGTCGGTTGCGGTAAGGGCCGGTACACTCTCCTTTTGGCTCAGCGGGGTTTGCAGGTGGAAGGCCTCGATCTCTCACCGTTTCTCTTGGAACAACTGCGCTTATTTGACGGCGGGCGCTATAATATTTCTTTGCACTGCACGGATATAGCCGATCATCCCCCTGCGTTGGATGGGCAGTTTGACGCGGTTGTAGGCTTTTTTGTCCTTCACCATCTTCATAGCCTGCCGCTGTGTTTCAAAGCTATAACCCGCCTGTTAAAACACGGGGGGCGCGTATCTTTCCTCGAGCCAAATCCATACAACTTCCTTTACTACGTCCAGCTCCTGGTCACACCCGAGATGACATGGCAGGGCGACAAAGGCATTATGCGCATGCGTCCGTCTTCAGTCTTCCATGCGATGAAGGAAGCCGGTTTCCGCCGGCTTAAAATGACTCGCTTTGGGTTCTTTCCACCTTTTTTGGTGAACAGGCCGTGGGGGGCCAGGCTTGAAAGTACATTGGAACGGGTGGTTATCTGGCGTCCATTCTTACCATTCCAGCTCTTCAGAGGCGAGCTGCCGTGA
- a CDS encoding glycosyltransferase family 2 protein has product MPYETQLPFRGRTNDEAPAAAALQDPEVTVVIPVYRNRETLRELHSRLRKVFETGRSSYEIIFVDDSCPEGSFAVLEELARDDSRVAALALEQNTGQHRAALTGLRFARGKAMVVMDADLQDPPEAIPVLLSKMKEGFDAVFAGRRGRYESRLRLVTSRLFKGLLHLLCGVPADAGMFFVISRQMGERLLAINEPHPFAVAMIGCTGLSVASVPVVRARRPDGGSAYSSWKRLRTGCLTAARVLAWKWNSGKPFPGHFVSPVPVKTYTGVRFLHAVENPLGGEKSLEPRLPARITQAQSDADALL; this is encoded by the coding sequence ATGCCATATGAAACTCAGTTACCGTTCCGGGGAAGGACAAATGATGAAGCGCCTGCAGCAGCTGCTCTTCAAGACCCGGAGGTCACCGTTGTTATTCCTGTATACCGGAACCGGGAAACACTTCGCGAACTTCATAGCCGCCTGCGTAAAGTTTTTGAAACAGGACGGAGCAGTTATGAAATTATTTTCGTGGACGACTCCTGCCCCGAAGGCTCCTTTGCCGTCCTGGAGGAACTGGCCCGGGATGATTCCCGGGTAGCCGCGCTGGCCCTGGAACAAAATACCGGTCAACACCGGGCAGCGTTGACCGGGCTGAGATTTGCCAGGGGTAAAGCTATGGTAGTGATGGATGCGGATCTGCAGGATCCGCCGGAGGCAATTCCTGTCCTTCTGTCCAAGATGAAGGAGGGGTTCGACGCCGTTTTTGCCGGCAGGCGCGGTCGCTATGAATCAAGGTTGAGGCTGGTCACCTCCCGCCTTTTCAAGGGACTACTTCACCTTTTGTGCGGCGTTCCCGCTGACGCCGGCATGTTTTTTGTGATAAGCCGGCAAATGGGTGAACGCCTTCTGGCCATCAATGAGCCCCATCCTTTCGCAGTGGCCATGATTGGCTGCACCGGGCTGTCCGTGGCTTCTGTTCCGGTGGTACGGGCCCGCCGTCCTGACGGCGGCTCCGCCTATAGCTCCTGGAAGCGCCTGAGAACCGGCTGTCTCACAGCTGCCCGGGTTCTTGCCTGGAAATGGAACAGCGGCAAACCCTTTCCGGGGCATTTCGTCAGTCCGGTTCCAGTTAAAACATACACCGGAGTCCGTTTTCTCCACGCCGTTGAAAATCCATTGGGAGGGGAAAAGAGTCTTGAACCAAGATTACCGGCAAGAATTACACAGGCACAATCTGATGCAGACGCGCTATTATGA
- a CDS encoding NAD-dependent epimerase/dehydratase family protein, producing the protein MHELQGRHVLVTGAAGFIGANLVQALLRYGAEVHAIIRPNSNLWRIEKLLPDLYLHAVDITDREGLKKIVLETSPEIIYHLAAQGVSPAFQERYEILRTNILGTFNLLEATAPLDYQLFVHLGGSSEYGAKHGPMRELDCPEPLTFYGTAKAAATLLCQQHARANGRPVVALRAFSVYGPWESPSRLIPTAIRAALGDHELALTAAGFRRDFIFVEDLVEACLLALRAVRICTGEIINIGTGKQWSNEEVVDLIQAVTGRRIKVRVGAYPARASDKAHWVADIGKAGSLLGWEPRHPLRAGLEKTIAWFLLHQDDYDGLSQELPGPGARDAVSGPGSFAPLQTEV; encoded by the coding sequence ATGCATGAACTACAGGGCAGGCACGTACTGGTTACCGGAGCGGCAGGGTTTATTGGCGCCAATCTGGTTCAGGCGCTGCTCCGGTACGGCGCTGAAGTCCATGCAATTATCCGACCGAACTCAAACTTGTGGAGAATTGAAAAACTACTTCCTGATTTATACCTTCATGCAGTAGACATAACTGACCGTGAAGGGCTGAAAAAAATAGTGCTGGAAACAAGCCCGGAAATTATTTATCATCTCGCGGCACAGGGCGTATCTCCTGCTTTTCAGGAGCGCTACGAGATTTTAAGAACCAATATTCTTGGTACATTTAACCTTTTAGAGGCAACTGCGCCTTTGGACTATCAGCTCTTTGTTCATTTGGGGGGCTCTTCGGAATACGGCGCGAAGCACGGGCCCATGCGGGAATTGGACTGCCCGGAGCCTCTAACTTTCTATGGTACGGCCAAGGCTGCGGCGACACTGCTTTGCCAGCAGCATGCCAGAGCGAACGGCCGGCCGGTTGTGGCGCTGAGGGCATTTTCAGTCTACGGCCCCTGGGAATCACCGTCACGCCTTATTCCTACAGCTATCAGGGCAGCACTGGGTGACCATGAGCTGGCTTTGACTGCCGCCGGCTTCCGGCGGGATTTTATTTTTGTCGAAGACCTGGTGGAAGCTTGCCTGCTTGCCCTGAGAGCGGTAAGGATCTGTACCGGTGAAATCATTAATATAGGGACCGGAAAGCAATGGAGCAACGAGGAAGTCGTTGACCTGATTCAAGCCGTGACCGGACGGCGGATCAAGGTACGGGTGGGGGCTTACCCCGCTCGTGCCTCCGATAAAGCCCACTGGGTGGCCGATATTGGGAAGGCCGGGAGCTTGCTGGGGTGGGAGCCCCGGCATCCGCTCCGGGCCGGGCTGGAGAAAACCATCGCCTGGTTTCTTCTTCATCAGGATGACTACGATGGCCTTTCGCAGGAATTACCAGGTCCGGGAGCAAGGGACGCTGTTTCCGGTCCCGGCAGTTTTGCGCCATTGCAAACGGAGGTTTGA
- a CDS encoding aldolase/citrate lyase family protein, producing MTDKFELVLFSTDPVFIRQAVAAGIDSIMVDWESLNKEQRQALADTQINYDTLEDLRRVRACTEAKVICRINGYGTTTAEEVAQAVKAGADEILLPMVRTLEEVEMVLDWAGGRCGVGILVETVAALKLAGQLARLPLSRVYAGLNDLAIERKTPNIFTALVDGTVENTRPFFTVPFGFGGLTLPERGHPIPCRLLIAEMARLGCRYSFLRRSFHRDIRGRDMAAEIHRLLGALKEAQQRSPEDVARDRHALENAVRAWRGVMSRSRDRKEPLCYA from the coding sequence ATGACTGATAAGTTTGAACTGGTGCTTTTTTCGACCGATCCTGTATTCATCCGGCAAGCGGTTGCCGCAGGGATTGACAGCATCATGGTTGACTGGGAATCCCTGAACAAGGAACAGCGACAAGCTCTGGCCGATACCCAAATTAATTATGATACCCTTGAAGACTTGCGACGGGTTCGGGCCTGCACCGAAGCGAAGGTCATTTGCCGGATAAACGGTTACGGCACGACAACAGCAGAAGAAGTGGCGCAGGCTGTTAAAGCTGGAGCAGATGAAATTCTGCTCCCCATGGTCCGGACGTTGGAAGAAGTTGAAATGGTTCTGGACTGGGCCGGAGGCCGTTGTGGAGTGGGTATTTTAGTTGAGACCGTTGCCGCGCTTAAGCTTGCCGGACAATTAGCCCGCCTGCCGTTATCCCGGGTCTACGCCGGCTTAAACGATCTGGCCATTGAGCGAAAAACACCAAATATCTTTACTGCCCTGGTTGATGGAACGGTTGAGAATACCCGGCCTTTTTTCACAGTTCCATTCGGCTTTGGCGGGCTTACCTTGCCGGAACGCGGCCACCCCATCCCCTGCCGCCTGCTCATTGCTGAAATGGCCAGGCTGGGCTGCCGTTACAGTTTTTTACGGCGCTCTTTTCACAGGGATATCCGGGGGCGTGATATGGCCGCCGAGATTCACCGCCTTCTTGGAGCGCTGAAAGAAGCACAACAGAGGTCGCCTGAGGACGTGGCCCGGGACCGGCACGCTCTCGAAAACGCGGTCCGGGCCTGGCGCGGCGTGATGTCGCGGTCCAGGGACAGAAAGGAGCCCCTCTGTTATGCATGA
- a CDS encoding 4-hydroxy-tetrahydrodipicolinate reductase codes for MKITIGMFGFGRTGSVVAKEIIKDEICELSWVLRKSTAMEGKYASRLLGFDHNEGMIYSIEDIDSEAFYQDNHVDVIIDFSSASAIENYEQAAQYGTRIVSAISKYDRFHLEQLKALGKQTAVLYSPNITLGINFLIEASKVLQRIAPHADIEIIEEHFRDKRDVSGTALRIAEDLGLDKRQHVNSIRVGGIVGKHEVIFGLPNQTIRIVHESLNRAAFGQGAIYAAKWLMGKDKGIYTMEEAVALNFVNNTHVFEVDE; via the coding sequence TTGAAAATTACGATTGGGATGTTCGGCTTTGGCAGGACGGGGTCAGTGGTGGCCAAAGAGATCATAAAAGATGAAATCTGCGAGTTAAGCTGGGTATTGAGAAAATCAACAGCCATGGAAGGCAAATATGCAAGCCGCTTGTTAGGCTTTGATCATAATGAAGGAATGATCTATTCTATAGAAGATATAGATTCCGAAGCTTTTTATCAAGATAATCATGTGGATGTAATCATTGACTTTTCATCTGCCAGTGCGATTGAGAATTATGAACAAGCGGCCCAGTATGGAACTCGCATCGTGTCGGCTATCTCAAAATATGATAGATTTCATCTGGAGCAGTTAAAGGCGCTGGGCAAGCAAACGGCGGTGTTGTATTCTCCTAACATCACTCTGGGCATTAATTTCTTGATCGAGGCTTCTAAAGTACTGCAAAGGATCGCTCCCCACGCTGATATCGAAATTATCGAAGAGCATTTCCGTGATAAAAGGGATGTTTCTGGAACAGCTTTGAGGATTGCGGAAGACCTGGGTCTTGATAAAAGGCAACATGTGAATTCCATCCGCGTTGGGGGGATAGTCGGTAAACATGAAGTGATTTTTGGCCTTCCCAATCAGACCATACGGATAGTACATGAATCATTAAATAGGGCGGCTTTTGGACAAGGAGCTATTTATGCTGCCAAATGGTTGATGGGTAAAGACAAAGGTATCTACACTATGGAGGAAGCTGTGGCCTTGAACTTTGTCAATAATACCCATGTTTTTGAAGTTGATGAGTAA
- a CDS encoding universal stress protein, translating to MFKKILVPVDGSKFSDLAIEKAKEIAGAFGSEIMILNVLEVSKIDYPSNPYKFSPELIENYQKESRIISSKILNEAQNMLEDMSNKVSIHSVEGNPSEEIVNYVNSHDIDLVIMGSSGMSGVLNLLGSVTRKVTLGIEKPILIVR from the coding sequence ATGTTTAAAAAAATACTCGTACCGGTTGACGGCTCAAAATTTTCGGATCTGGCTATTGAAAAAGCAAAAGAAATAGCAGGCGCATTCGGCAGTGAAATTATGATATTAAATGTATTGGAAGTCTCTAAAATTGATTATCCGTCTAATCCTTATAAATTTTCACCGGAACTTATCGAAAATTATCAAAAAGAAAGCAGGATAATATCCAGCAAAATTTTAAACGAAGCCCAAAACATGCTTGAGGATATGTCGAATAAGGTCAGCATCCATTCGGTTGAGGGGAATCCTTCTGAAGAGATTGTCAATTATGTAAATTCTCATGATATTGATCTTGTGATCATGGGATCCAGCGGAATGAGCGGCGTGCTTAATTTATTAGGCAGTGTAACCCGCAAAGTTACGCTTGGTATTGAAAAACCAATTTTGATCGTAAGGTAA